The uncultured Mailhella sp. genome segment CTTCGCCAGCCGAAGCTGTCTGCGGAACCACGGCTCCTGAAGCGCGGACGGAGAATAGCCTTCCTCGTAATGATAATCCAGCCCTATTTCCCCGATGGCCCGCACCAGCGGATCGTTTTTCACCGCATCGACAAGGTGTTCCCATTCCTCCTCGTCGGCGGTGAGCACGTCTTCGGGATGCAGGCCGCGCACAAAGCAGATGTCCGGGGCCTTCGTCAGCGCGGCCGCGGCATCGAGAATCGCGCTGCGGTTCGCCGCGTAGCGCTCGTGCTGAAGAAACATGTGAACAATGAGCGACACGCCGGAAGAGGCGGCGCGTTCCAGCATGCCGGAAAGATCGGGCAGCAGTCGCTCGTCGTCGAGATGCGCGTGACTGTCCGCGCCGGTGAAGGGCAGGCCGAGACTCTGCGGCAGCGGCCTGTTCTTGGGTGAAGACATGGCTTATTCCTGTGTCCGGGCCGCGAGTTTGCGCTCCACGTCGCGCCACACGGCTTCGGGGTCGATGTTCTTCATGCAGGCAAAGTGCCCCTTCGGACACGTCTTGTGTCCGTGCAGTCCGCAGGGACGGCAGGAAAGCTCCGTCTCAATGACGGTGCTCTCCCCTCCGCGCGGCGCAAAGCCGAGCGCCTGCACCGTGGGGCCGAACAG includes the following:
- a CDS encoding TatD family hydrolase, with protein sequence MSSPKNRPLPQSLGLPFTGADSHAHLDDERLLPDLSGMLERAASSGVSLIVHMFLQHERYAANRSAILDAAAALTKAPDICFVRGLHPEDVLTADEEEWEHLVDAVKNDPLVRAIGEIGLDYHYEEGYSPSALQEPWFRRQLRLAKELDKPVVIHARDAWDKMFAILDEEDMPGRPLLWHCFGGDAARAKQIMDRGWHIAFGGASTFKANGEVREALHAVLPERLMLETDCPYLAPVPWRGKTNEPALCVFTAERLAGELGMSAAELWTLAGDNARRFFGM